GCCACCTCAGGCGAGTCAACTGCCACAAATGCTATTCCCTAGCACCGACCACCAGGTGCACATAAAAAGACCACTATGCTTAACAAATAAAGTTGAGGGGATACATACTATGTAAGAAATTAGAATCACTGGCGGAAGGTGGAGGCGGCAAAGCTGTTGAGAGAGAGCACAAGGACGACACGAGCTCTTTTTTACCACGCCATGCACAATTAAAATCGTGCAATTTTTGTCACTTGCCAGGCAAAATCAGCTGAGGGAGAGTCGGGACTAAGATGTGATTAAAATCCAAGCGACAGTCACATGTGAAGTTGGCCTTTGTGTTTCAAACAGAGGTCTGCAAATTGTTGATCAAGATCCCTACTAGTGGTACGCCGATGGCTGGATGACGATTGCTGTTGCTGCTGTGACTGTGGCAGTTGCTGTTGCTGATACAATGCTCGTAGtcttcctctttctctttccAGTACTTCATGCTCCACTGCACAGATCATGTACAAGGTTTAGTTTCCGAAAAGCTAATAGAATGAACTTACTCCTACATCAATATTAGCAGCTTTCTAGTCACCGCTATCCCGAAAATAGAACAGTTTTTTTAGGTGCATCGTTAATTCAACTACGAAAGTTCCTCAGCCATAATAAAGCCAATGATATTTTGCAGTTGAAAAAAGTTTGCCCagttccttaaaaaaaaaacgttGACCTAGTTATGCTATCCACTTGAAAAGCAGATACAACTGTTGTCATCTTCCAAGAAGCACCATAGTTTAGGTTGAATCACCTCCAGTACAACAAcacacccagtgtaatcccacaaagtggggtctggggagggtagagtgtacgcggaccttacccctaccttggaggTAGAGAGGCTAACTCCAGTATCGGCTTTattatttattactccctccgttttataATAAGTGGGTTTTTTAGCTTATGCACATCCCTTAAGAAAGTgctcactcctagaaaattaggagtgtttttacttacttacccctaattaaatgcttagggaaaaaaaaaactacttaatgatccttgattatgtaaataaggataattttggaagaataagatcaatttcttcttgaaacCCTAAAGCACCACTTCTTTggaaacaaaatgaaaagcctaaaaCCCCATTTATTTAGAAACAGAGGTGAGCACTTCTTAATTCCATTATTGTTTCCACAGGTAAAACCTTTTTATGATTGTGCTTTCCGAAGTGATAGGCAGTAAGAATAAGGCATGCTGCTTCATATAAAGCTCCTGAAAAGCTAAACAAAATTCATAAATTCACGGAAGTTGGAGATTTCCAGAATAGTCAGTTTTCCCTCAAAAGAAAAATCATGCTTTCTGTAATTACCACTAATTATCCCCATTTTTCTCCCAGAAAACAAGTCATTTGCTAATGAAGTTAAAGATTGCTCAACACAATGTGTTCCCAGTTTTAGGAAAACAACGCCCACTTTTCATCTGAATCCAAACCAACCTTAAAGATTGCTCAACACAATGTGTTTCTAGTTTTAGAAAAACAACACCTGCTATCCCAGCTCATCTGAATCCAAACCAACCTTACTTAGATTTATATTCACCGTGAAAACATATTCATGTAGTACTTCTATCTTGATAACCCTGATTTCCAATTATGTAGGTTTAGATTCATATTAGCTGCATATTCAACTTTATAACACTGGAAATAGCAGGTACAACAATAAAGTAAAACAGATAAAGAAGAAACTTACAATGCTTTATCAGCTGCTCTTGAGATAAATTTTCTAAGCGCTGCTTTAGGGCTTTATTCTCCATGCTGAGAATAAGAGTCTTCTGGTTAAGGAATTCAAGCTCAGCGGACACCTCAGAACCTTCAGCCTGGAATCAAAACAATGATCAGATCAGCAATTGTAACAAAATACAACATCCATCATACATCCAATTACCACTGTATATTGCTTTACATGCCTGCAGAGCTTGAACATTTCTTTCCAGTTCAGATATATATTGAAGCTTCCTAACTCGTGAACGTTGAGCAAATTGTCTGCATTAGATGGCACCTTGTCTTAGTAAACCTCAATATATGTTAAATAACAGTACACAAAGtccaaataaataatataaatagCAGATAAGTGTCAGTTGGAAAATCCCATAATAAAAGAGGAGAACATTGTAGACCAAACATATACTTTCTCACCAAAATCAAAATGTCCATCTCTATCAAATTAGATGACAGATGACCAGTTGATTGGGTGAAAgtgaaactttaaaaaaaaaaaatcccagaGTAATTTGAAACATTGAAGTTAGCTAGAGACGTATGCTAAATAAGAATGGAGGATGCGGTAATTTGCCAAGTATAAATCACATAACAGGAAAAGTGATATAGTCTTCGTATTAGATTGATTTATTGAAGATGGGAAAGGTTACTTTTAAGGGGTCCAAGAAATTACGGAGGATGAATTGAGAACAAGGTCAAGCACAGATGGTGGGAAGAAAAAACCTTTCTGACATGTATATCATTTCGGTAGCATAAAAATGAATGACTACCTTGTTAGATGTTAAATTCACCTACTTTTGTCAACGTCTATGGATTGATAGGATTTGACCACCATAGGCATTCCTTGAAAATTTCGAAGAGCGCAGACTATCCCTACAACGTTGGCCGTAGGCCTGTAGTCTGTTCAGTATATAATATTATCAAAGTTTTAGAAGGTAAAAGCTTAATATCACTGCATTTACTGAAAGATGCAGAAGAAAATAACATGCTATAATTACTTATTAATGATAGTTAGAATCCCATTTATGGATCTCATATCCTGGTTAGAAGCCTCCAACTAACTCAAAGATCCAGTAAACTGATAGTACGGGCATGCAATGAAAATAATGTAGAACATTGGACAAACCATGGAAACAGAAACAAAGAACTACACTAAAGAAACAGAAACAAAGGATTATCtaaagctatgttgctcggactcgggtgcaggtgtcggatacgggtatggatctagaggtcggactcggcatgatctaaattttaagattcgtgggtacggatccgggtacggatacgggtgcggggattcggcaaaaataattcaaaattctaataatatagctacaagaatatgcctagattatgagagctttttgtggaagcacctacatgtagtttgtaccagacatgtgattcaatcttccattctactaggtgctagactgcgtgctccgagaaactagttaaattttctacataatattgaaggtatgccatCTCATGTCTTCAAATCTCTACCTTTTGCTATCTTGAGAAATCACAATCTCaaaatttttctttaatttggtcatgaatttcggtcaaagtatccgatctctattgaccggatccgacacgaattccgtacccaaacccgtgtcgtgtcgtgtcggacacgggtacggcggcaaaagtgaagggtccgagcaacatagatctAAAGTATTAATTATCTTTTCTTGCAAATATCAACATACTAAAAATATTCTTATTCGCGACCCAACCATGACCTTTGGGGCTGCTGAGATAGTTACACTTACTGCTTTGCACGTTTCGTGTCATTTTCTGATGCAGAACTCTTGCTGTGAGAAGAATCCTGTGTTTCACCAGATCCCTTTGGATCAGGAGTGACAGATTCAGCAAAATCCTGCTTGTCGCTTCCTGCAGATTTGGGCCTCTCTCGTTCTTGTGGAGGACATGATGATCCCAAGCTGTGAGTCTTGACATTTTCCCTAGAAGGGGGGAGACCACGGCGATGTGGTATTGCATTTGGAGATGCATCCCTTGCCCTACTCTTTTGTCGGTTTGAGGAATTCTGATCAACATGAAGTGTGGCATGCCGAGCATCTTTGTAATAATCAAAGTCTTGGGATCCCCAGGAAGCGACAGGAGttatgtttctgaatttattatcatCTTGAGCTATGTAATCTAAGTTTGTAATATTAGCAGCATCAAAATACGTAAAGGAGTCACTAGATGAACGTCGGTGGCCACCTCTGCGTACAGGAGTTTCCGGCTCGTTAAGAAGATCATCTAACCAAGATGGTTGTTCCTCTATAATACAGCTTTCAGAAGAAGTACGCTGATGGTGTGAACCATCTCTGGGTTTCGAAATGCCCTTTTGGGTGACAGCAGAACTAGGTAGATAATCAACATACGAGGAAGATGTGCAAGGAAACGGGCTTTTAGGAGGCAGCAAAGAGCTCTTTCCATTGTACACCATATGCCTCATGCTAGATGGCCCCTTGGAATTTGCCATAGCAAAGCACACAAGATCCTGCTAAAGAATGAAATAAGGGTAACGTATATGaaaagaatgaaaggaaactaTTGTTTCCAAAAGTAAGAGCATAAACTTACCAATTTAAATCAATGCTAGATAACTTAGAAGCAAAacaaaaacgaaagaaaagaaaaaggtagAAAAATAAACAGCCGGTTGGAAAGAATCTGACTTCACAATAGTAAATTTATCCAGTAATCAAATCCCATTACATCAAGAGGCAGAGTATCAcca
The nucleotide sequence above comes from Lycium barbarum isolate Lr01 chromosome 3, ASM1917538v2, whole genome shotgun sequence. Encoded proteins:
- the LOC132632083 gene encoding uncharacterized protein At4g06598-like isoform X3; translated protein: MANSKGPSSMRHMVYNGKSSLLPPKSPFPCTSSSYVDYLPSSAVTQKGISKPRDGSHHQRTSSESCIIEEQPSWLDDLLNEPETPVRRGGHRRSSSDSFTYFDAANITNLDYIAQDDNKFRNITPVASWGSQDFDYYKDARHATLHVDQNSSNRQKSRARDASPNAIPHRRGLPPSRENVKTHSLGSSCPPQERERPKSAGSDKQDFAESVTPDPKGSGETQDSSHSKSSASENDTKRAKQQFAQRSRVRKLQYISELERNVQALQAEGSEVSAELEFLNQKTLILSMENKALKQRLENLSQEQLIKHLEHEVLERERGRLRALYQQQQLPQSQQQQQSSSSHRRTTSRDLDQQFADLCLKHKGQLHM
- the LOC132632083 gene encoding uncharacterized protein At4g06598-like isoform X2, producing MCEDLVCFAMANSKGPSSMRHMVYNGKSSLLPPKSPFPCTSSSYVDYLPSSAVTQKGISKPRDGSHHQRTSSESCIIEEQPSWLDDLLNEPETPVRRGGHRRSSSDSFTYFDAANITNLDYIAQDDNKFRNITPVASWGSQDFDYYKDARHATLHVDQNSSNRQKSRARDASPNAIPHRRGLPPSRENVKTHSLGSSCPPQERERPKSAGSDKQDFAESVTPDPKGSGETQDSSHSKSSASENDTKRAKQQFAQRSRVRKLQYISELERNVQALQAEGSEVSAELEFLNQKTLILSMENKALKQRLENLSQEQLIKHLEHEVLERERGRLRALYQQQQLPQSQQQQQSSSSHRRTTSRDLDQQFADLCLKHKGQLHM
- the LOC132632083 gene encoding uncharacterized protein At4g06598-like isoform X1; this translates as MFNMEDLVCFAMANSKGPSSMRHMVYNGKSSLLPPKSPFPCTSSSYVDYLPSSAVTQKGISKPRDGSHHQRTSSESCIIEEQPSWLDDLLNEPETPVRRGGHRRSSSDSFTYFDAANITNLDYIAQDDNKFRNITPVASWGSQDFDYYKDARHATLHVDQNSSNRQKSRARDASPNAIPHRRGLPPSRENVKTHSLGSSCPPQERERPKSAGSDKQDFAESVTPDPKGSGETQDSSHSKSSASENDTKRAKQQFAQRSRVRKLQYISELERNVQALQAEGSEVSAELEFLNQKTLILSMENKALKQRLENLSQEQLIKHLEHEVLERERGRLRALYQQQQLPQSQQQQQSSSSHRRTTSRDLDQQFADLCLKHKGQLHM
- the LOC132632083 gene encoding uncharacterized protein At4g06598-like isoform X4, with product MFNMEDLVCFAMANSKGPSSMRHMVYNGKSSLLPPKSPFPCTSSSYVDYLPSSAVTQKGISKPRDGSHHQRTSSESCIIEEQPSWLDDLLNEPETPVRRGGHRRSSSDSFTYFDAANITNLDYIAQDDNKFRNITPVASWGSQDFDYYKDARHATLHVDQNSSNRQKSRARDASPNAIPHRRGLPPSRENVKTHSLGSSCPPQERERPKSAGSDKQDFAESVTPDPKGSGETQDSSHSKSSASENDTKRAKQPTANVVGIVCALRNFQGMPMVVKSYQSIDVDKNNLLNVHELGSFNIYLNWKEMFKLCRLKVLRCPLSLNSLTRRLLFSAWRIKP